ttgatgccacACGTCTAAAGAGCACCTACTATCACATCCATTACCCTTTGTAACTGCCTTGCTAGCACCTTCATAAATATTTTGTAGTCCACGTTCATGAGTGAAATCGGCCTGTAGGCTGTAACCTGCTTTAACATTTCGCTGTCTTCTGTTTTCGGAATTAGGAAGTGTGAGATAAGCCAAAAAAAGGAGGTAGTGCTTTTAATTCATATCCATCTTTATTGATACAGTAAAAGAGTGCAGTTATCAAAGGAGTGCAGTTAATGAGTGCAGTTAGCAAAGTGATTAAATAAGTGCAGTTAGCAAAGAAGAAATGTCTTGCTTAAAGGCTTTATAGAAAGACGCACTTAAACCATCTCGTCCAGGCGACTTACATGAGTTTAAATTGTCGATGCTTTTTGCACTTCACACTTGGTAATTGGTTCCTCTAATATCTGTTTCTGTTCATCACCTATTCTTGGCATTGCTCCTAGAAACTTGTCGTTGAATGTGTCATTGTCTACGTCATGTTTTGCAAAAAGTGACTGATAGTATTCCCCAAAAGCTTGCTTTACATGCGTTTCGTCATCTGCTATGACACCTGCCCATTCAATCTTATCAACCCGATTACACTCAGCCCAGGCTTTTTCCATGCCCAATGCTCGTTTTGTTGGTGCTTCAATGAAAACCACCTCTTCGTCTCTCGGACGCACCAGTGCACCGCGATAACGCTCTTCTTCCATAACTTCTATCTTTGGTTTAATTTTCTTTACGTCATCAATCAACAGACCCTGAGCTTTACTCTCCTGCGCGATTAGTTTCAACAGCAGTTCTAAAATTCTTTTCCttaatttttcctcttttttcatgCAACAAATCTTTTTAGTTGCTTTCATTTTAATTTGCTGCTTAGATAGTTCCCACTTCTCCCATAACTTCTCTGAATTAGGCACTACTTTTATGTTGTCATAAAAACGTTTGCATTTTAACAACTTGTCATTAAATTTCCACAAGTTCCAATTAAATGCATTGTTCCGTTTTCCTATGCCTAGCATGCATTGTACCAAACAGTTGTCTGAAAAACGACACAAGTACAATCTTGTAATTGTTACATCTTGGAAGCAGGTCTACCGCCATATAAATACGGTCCAGACATGCATGAGACTTGACAGCTGAAAGTGCGTAAATTGCACATCTCGCTCGCTTTCTAAACAGTCAGCCACATCTTCAATACTCCATTTATCTACCAACGCGGACAGTATTTCGATGCTTCTGTCTCTGAATATGCTATCGCTTGTTTTGTCACGCGCCGCCAAGACACAGTTGAAATCACCCATGACATCAATTGCCTTCGACAGTACAGTACTGCTCGGTGCTTTCGAAAAAGGCTGCCCTCTCATCGACCTTGTTAGGTGCGTAAATGCAGATGATACTACACCCCACATCCAAGTAGGCATAATCAAGCACAATAAATCGGGCATTAGAATGTGTCGCACAAACCTGAGCAACCAGTCCCGGTAGCTTTTTACAAAATAGCACACACCCAGCCGACCTTCCAACTGCATGAGCAACTACCGCGTAATACCTAGAAGTGAAACGCTGCACCATGCTCCTGGTTTCTTCCTCCCCGTCTACTTCAGTTTCTTGTACCGCAAACACATCAATGGCATAGTCAGTTTAAGTCGATACACTTGGCTCTGTTTCCTTTCCTCGCCAACCCCCTTACAATAAGTGTGGCTATATTCAGGCAAAGTACAGGAGCCattttgacaaaaagaaaaagagaccgAGAGCATGGCGCTTACCTTTCACGTCCAGCGTATTGCTAGACACTTTAACACCCGGGTCATCGGGTTGGTCGCCGTGGCCTTGCCGCAAAGGTGAACTTGCGGCGACTCGCCTCTCAGCTCAAAAGTTCGGGCACGGTTTGAAAGCAGGCCTCTGGGCCTGAGCAGTTTTCGCTGGAGGCTCCTCTCCACTGGCTGTAGTCTCGTTGGCCTCTTCGTTGCGAGTCAGTTCATGAGGACGCTTGACGGGCGCAGTAATGGTCGCAAGTGGCCATCGCTGTCATCCATCCCCTAGTCACACACAGGTAGGGGCACCTCGGTTTTTGAAGCGCCTGCAGATCcgccgtcctctgccattttggtTGCCATAGATCCTGGTGGTTCAGGCTCCTCCCCTTGGTCACTGGGTGTCCGGGTGTCCTCTGCCGAAGACAGTAAGGAAACCGTGGCTACTGCTACCTTGTCCACTTACCCTGCACCCTTAGCCGCCTCCAGCTTCAGCGGCATCCATTTGCAACTCCGCCTTTTAGTCGTGCACCTCAGCTGCCGTTGCGGATGCGTAGGTACGAACGCAATCAGCGTCGCCATGACCGAAACGCTTGCATTTCGTACAGCGAGGAATCTTGCATTCTTGCCACACGTGCCCAGTGCCGCGGCAGCGCAGGCATTGCATAGGCCTACCAGGCACAACCACAAGTGCCAGCTCTCCCGCAACTCTTAGCTGATGAGGGATACCTTCAACTGTAACACCTGGCTTCATCTTAAGTAGAACAGTCCTTGTAGAGGCTTTTTCCTTCGTATTTTGAACTCGCCACCGTTCACGGGTCACTGCGGTGACCTTTCCGAACGCTGCAAATGCCCTCATTATCAACACTGCGGAGCATCCAATGCAGCCCTAGTTTAACATCCTGGTCCTCAGGGTTGATGATCATGCACCGCCCCCCATTTATTTGCATTTCCTTCACGGTGAGCAGCCGCTTGGTTGCCTCAGAAGTGCTCAGGGTCACCGCCCATAAGTGGTCAACCCGGTACGCCCCACAGCAACCACGCCAGGCAGGGTTCCGGTCTTGGCCAGGGCATTTCGGAAGTCCTCGACTTTGAAAGGCCAAAGTCGCACATCGCCATGAAGAAAAACAGTATTTAACaccacacgtccggtaggcaAAGTTGGCAAAAGAACTTGGTACTCGTCATCTGCAGCTGCAGCGTTCCTGTTCCCGCGGTCGGCCTGGACATTACctcctgaacagctttcaggcctgcgcgtcacgtgacgcgacaTGAACGATGTCATTGCGCGCCGGCTGAAGGCCGCGAGCGATTGCCGCGCGCTCGCCTAGCGGGAACTGATTCCACAGAGAGGCTCGTCGACCACCAGGTCCGCGCGATTTATCAGGGCACAGACAAATAATTAAGATTACGGGCAGAattatacatatttatttatcacagcagaCTCTCTGTTTGCATTTTTACAGATATTTACGACTACACATCATTTGCGGCCAAAATACATTACAGACAGAAAACAATATTGCACTGTAATGTAGACGGATGTTGCCTTTTATACTGCGTGCTGTAAAATCGTAAACAACTGACAGCGGAAACAAGTTGTTGCACCGATAAGAGATATACACAGTTACAATACCAATCTGTATATTAAAGTAGGCCCTGTGGCACGGTACGAGTTTCAGATGAATGATGAATGAGAGGAAGCAGAACAAAGCACATTGCAATGCCAAGaggtagaaaacgaaaaccatactcgcatcttaactgtaggttagaagaaaatgTTATTTCATCCATTTTTCGGAGTAGATGGCCACCTTTCAGTGCCATAAAACAACATATTACTTTGTAGAGTCGAAGGCATGCAAAGAAACCACAGTACATTAAACACACTTGTGACTAAACTGTGGACTAGGTTGTAATAAATGACACAAAGAACCACTTATTTCACTGCTGCAGATATAGGAATGCACAATGAATCCAGTGCACAaactgcattgcacaataatATAGACAATAATACATAATAGACAATGCAACAATAGTGCAATAAAGACTCAAGAAGAAGAGCACATACAGACAAAAGGTGTGACAAATAAGTCATTCACCTACCACAGCAGGCACTGTCTAAGGTTCAGCTCAGTAAAAAATCAACATTGCTCTTAATTGCCAAAATACTTTAAAATTTCAGATTAAAAGCCAAACTGTCATTTTAACTCTGGGCTAGAAAGCATGCATGACGCAAACAAAAGAAGGCTCATTGCACTACAACAGGCAGAAGTTTGCCAAGGAAAGCACAtgaaactgcaataaaatacctGCAGTGCAATTTAAAGTAATTAAATGTGCGGTGTACAAGTTATGAAAAATTACTTTTCATGAAAGGTTtgggcttttctgttttttgcctTCAGTTCTTTTATATGAAGTtgatcattcctttgtttgcataagttgttaagcattatgtttgctgcacagtttgcaGCAAGTGTGACAAGGAGCTCGTAGTTATGCCCATTTTCacatgcatctatgtcctcaagcctcggtagattgttgagcgtcagttgccgaactacattcctttggttgggcccatggagaaattgtgtacaggcactttgtgtcacaagctttgtgttgtgttttgggataacgtaacagcaatctttattctcctgggttacacgttacacagggccggtgctggccgtacacacacacagcacctGCTGGGcgctctgcggcggtggcgccgtctcgtgccacgcactcatacacgcacacacaggcgctgggatggtggcgccatctcttgccacaCACTCAATACACATACACAGCACTTTGTAACTACAACGTCCGTGTACATGACTATTGTAATCACAAGGGCAGAGGGAAACTTGGGTCCACCTCAGTCCAGTTGTGCGATTAAGGAATGGGTGTCTTCCATTTGGTCTCACTTCCGGTAACAACGAAGTGTCCTCGGCAACTTTCACACTTTAGTACTTTATTTGTAGCATGCGCACAATCCCCGCCAACATAACCAATAACCGGCATTCGTTCTCTGACTGCATCAAGGTCAGCGTCTACAACTTGAACACTAAAGGCGCGGTCAAACTATGCCGACGAGACCCTGATGCCGACGCGACGGCGACGCCGACAATCGGCGGTCCCGTCGGCCAACCTGATCGTTCCCCGACTAGCCAGTCACACTGCCCCGACGACGACGCCCCCGACAACCAAACGGCGTTCTAGTGGGACAACGTCACTGACCAAAAATGCCGACGAGACCCGTTGGCCGACGTGTCTTGGGCAAATCTGTGGCCGAGCGAAAACATTCGGCAACCAAAAGCGAGTACTGAGCACAGAGCGCGAAGTGCAATCAATAATTAAACAAATAATGCACGCGCAGCAACATTTACCAAGACGTATGGCCATCGGCACTATCGTGCTCTTTCGTTTTTCAAATTATGCACGTGCGAATGGCTTGAGTTGTGCTCTTCTCCACCGAGTGTTGCCAAAATGTCACTGTCGGCGCCGTTTTCGACCGAAGAAGAGGCTGAATTGATCGCGCTAATTGAAGAAAGGCGCCTGATTTGGGACGTGTTGCACAAGCACTACCATCGATGAGATTTAAAAGAAGTCGCGTACAGCGAAGTAGCAGCCGCACTATGCGACAAGTTCACCGGTAGGTACTTTTTATTTCTAGAGATTATATGCGCCTGTGCTGCAATTTACAACGACGTTTGGCTCTCGCACTCGTATTTAGTTATGTTGCGTAACTGCAGACTAGAGACTAACGATGGCGGTACCCTGTCAGCGCTATTGTGTCTGGGGATTGCAGCCTGCATATAAAATGTTATCAACGAATTACCACTTCTCCACGCGGTTTGCCCGTGCGGTGTGTATGACGTCTTCTTTTTTCAGTTCTGCAAATACGGAACAAATTCACGAACTTGCGCACCACCTTCACACGTGAGAAAACGAAGATTCAGAAGCGCTCTGGTGCCGGCACTGACGAAATCTATGAGCCCCGCTGGGTGCACTTTAGACGGCTACATTTTTTATCGAGTGGGTGTTCATCGGAGCCCAGCATTTCTACCATGGACACTGAGGAGGAAATTGAGGTAGGTTTAAAATATGATTTGGTTcctgcaaatatttattctttgtTGGCATTGAACATTGCAATGTTATATATGGCAGAATACAGAGTTATACACGGTTCACATGACTTCAAGCAAATGCACAAGCAAATGTACAATCCGTCGTGCTCCTGAACAGCATTTTAAGACTCATGAATACATCTCGAGGAGGGTATCCTCCCCACATGCAGCCAAGACGCAGCTTCTGCCCATTAGGCATGTTTTTGACAGCTGTCTAAATGTTAACATGGCAGCACGACTCATGCTTCGGGCAAGTACTAAAGGCATACCAAGCCTTCAGAAAATGATTGCCAATTAAGAGCCGGACTGGTGATTACTGGTCATAAGAAAATGGATTATGCACTGaagacttttttttccttttatttcggCAGGTAGATTCTGCAGAAACCTTTCAAACCACTGGAACCTGAACAGATATCCACGCCTTCCAGCTGTGTTGACGCAGCTACAGGCAACCATGCAGGAAGTGTGGATGCCCAGTTCCAGGAGGATGCACCAAGGAACTCACGAACCAGGGctggggaaaaaagaaaaattcaggaTGAAGAGAAAGACCAACGCAAACGTCTCCTCACATCAGCCGTAGAGGCATTAGAAAGTAGCCAGAGGCTGGCTGCTAAAGATGACTGCGACACCTTTGGCACTCTTGTAGCGCATGCCATGTGGCAAATACCCACAAAGCCTCAATGCCAGTTGGCCATGTTGCAGGTCTACCAGTCTGTAGTGAAGTGTAGTTTGTCCATTAATGGCACAAACACTAATGTTAATGTAACTGATTTGCAGCAAATATGATTACATACTATGACACCAGTCGCCACTGCCACCTGAGTTGACCTTCTTTATAGAAGTAGTCTTTAAAATCTTCTCTGATCCTTCGAGCCTCCTGGCTACAATTGCTTCCTCTTTTCTTGAGTGGCTGCACTGCGCCTGCTTGGCAGTCTGAATACCGCCACGTTCCCCGCCGTATATCTCCTGCAAAGAGCATTAAAACATCAAACTGACGTGACAGCTGTTTTTGATATTGAACTAGGTAACACTTACTCTGCAATATGAAATTGTTTCTCACAATTGTACCACAGAGATTCTGCATACATGCACCTGCATCAGGTCATGCTACAAGTTAAAAAGACCATTGTATGCAGTCTGCTTGCAGTGGATTTCAGAATAGTAGTATCAAATTACTTGCATGCATCCTTGGCTTGCATGGATGCCTATCCTACTGAACCATTTCTTGGGACATAAGCATTTTCTATATTCAATGGCAAATGATATATTATGACATACCTCATTAGCCTCGTCTAGCCCAGCTTAACTTGAGGAAAGGAATATTAGAACAAATGCTGCAACTGAGGAAATTAGTAATCTGTCTTGTTATAACAGGAATTTTTCCAAATTTCTGTTTCATGATAGAAAGCATTAGTTGTTTATACCACATAACACCCCAAACTTCACTTCTTTGTAATGATTAACAGGTTATTTAGATAAGGTTTCATATGGTAGATTAGACCAAAACTAAAGTATGGCTGCGTCATCACCTATAGATTCACAAACATAAATAGTATGCTGACACAGATCCCAGAGAATTGGCTGCACAATCATTCACTTCAAAGTTATGATCATAGTGAGAATTGGCTGCACAATCATTCACTTCAAAGTTATGATCATAGTTTGTCTAGACATTCTGAGAACTAAGTGCCATGATGAGTACTAAATGCAATTAACCAATAAATCTATTCTTGGCTACTGGTTAAGCTGAAAACACTTATAAGGACCAACAGAGGTCTTATCATCATCAGctttacacccactgcagggcaaaggcctctgccatgtctctccaattaaccctgttctttgcaaTCTGCacccaccatatgcctgcaaacttcctaatctcatagGCTCGTCTaatctgccgccccttgctatgcttgccttctcttggaatcccctccgtcacccttacggaccagcggttatcttgccttcatagtacatgccctgcccaagcccatttcttcctgaccaggcgggggaaatcttgtacccataagaaaaccagtgggtacccgtTGGCAATGGAGATCAAACCCAGCacttcccgaatgcgaggcggatgctctaccacaaggccactgcTTTGGCCTTTGGATGGTGGGTTCCAGTCAAGGTTGGGAGGACTGATACTGAGAACCAAATATAAATGACTGTTGTCCTCAGTCACCCTACAATGCATACAAAACAGTGTTTGGGGTCCCTACCTTAGCTTTTTCACTTTTGGTCAACACAGCTAGTGCATGAAGAAGGTAACTGCAGTAATGTAACAGCAATTTTTGTACTATTTTTGTCATAGCTGCCTTCACTATATAATAACCTGCTTTATTGGTGCAGTTTACCAATACTTGCAGAACACTAGTGCTAAGAAAAAAAGCATTGTTTCCCTTGCTAAACTTTAagtcctttttattttttaaaccacACTTGTTTGTAATGGTAGAAGCGCCTTACCGGTCAGGATGTCCTCCACATCTAAACTCTCAGAAGGCGTGTATAGCTGTCTGGTTCCCCTCCTTTGCCTCAGGTAATTGTGCAGCACAACAGTGGTCAGAACCATGCATCGGGCCCTTTGCACACTGTGACGTAAGGGTGCTCTGTAAATTTGCCAGGAATTAACAAGCACACCAAAGGCATTCTCAGCTGTCCTCCTTGCCCTGGACAATCTGAAATAAAGAAGGTAGTGAATATTTTTTTATCCTGTGTTGTAATCACAGCTTGCAGCAATGCGCAGACAAACAGTTGGGTGTGTAAATCCCACCGGTGGTACACTTGCTTTTCTTCCACTGCGTATAGTTAATTACCATATGTTAAACATGTACTGTGATAACCTTCCCTCCTTTAAGAACGACGAAGAAAAAAACTGTGCCATCTGTTTACGAGCATAACTTGCAGCAGTGTACACAAGGTTGTGCATAGCCCACAAATAAGCAAGACCTGTGAATAAATAATGAGAATGCATGGCTACAGGTGCGTAAGTACAACCAGCTAGATTTCAGTGCATATCAGCACCAATACATCATGTATGAATTTGACAGCTTTCCATAACTCGTGTTGCCACATGGGTACAGTTTGCCTCCAGACCTCTCTTGTCAAAGTGTGCTTTATTCATTCTATAAACGTGCACAGTGTTTAAATGCTACCAGCTTGCTGGCAGTACTCTGCCGATAAATAAGGCATTGTAACTTTACTAATACATAATAATTAGGCTCCTTTCTGCCAGTTTCGAGCATAGCTATGAGATGCAATTAGGCCCTGGAGCTCTCTCGTCAGATATTCCTAACATATCTAAAGTAATCATACACACAAGCTTAAGCATGCATACAATAAAACAAACTAATACTTAGTAAAATGCAACAAACTGGTACCTGTAATTGAGAATTCTCTTTTGGTGTTCGAGCTCTGCAATGGGGTAAGGCCTCATTAAATAAGGCTTGAGGCCAAATCCTTCATCCCCGACGATTACATAGGGGGCTAATGTGCAAAGAATTTGGAAGACGTGTAGGTGGTAGCAAGGTGTCCGGGTGTTCCTCTATTCTATTGCACAATTTTGCTTCACACCACACCCCACTATCATTCAAACGTCCATTCCGGCCTGCTTCGGCAAAAATGAAGTTCAGACCTGCATCTACAAGGGCCATTAGCACAATGCTGAATGTGCCCTTGTAGTTGCGGAACAGAGCTCCACTTTCTGGGGGAGGAGTGATTGTTATATGCTTGCCGTCGAGGGCACCAACACAGTTAGGGAATTGCCACAGTTCGGCAAAACCTTGGGCCACTGCACACCATTCCGCATGTGTTTTAGGAGTCTGTAAGAAAAATAAACATTTAGTAACATGAATTGAACAATATTCCAACACCAAAAAGAAAGGGGGGCCTGCAGCTGACAAGAAATTGCAGATGTAAAGTTTGTTCAAAAAGTAGCATTATCGGTAGCTACAGGGGTGTACTGGTGGGGTTGTACTAAAAGGTCAACTTTCCTGCCGATTTTGTGTGAACTTCGTTTCAGCCAAATcgccagcagcagagcagcagcttaTCACTCTTGTGCACCCCATATCAGTGCACTGAAAACAGTATTGACTGAATGCCTTACTTAACAATAAATATCCCACCAATGCTTTGTGATAATGCAGGATGAAGTTATTTTTATGTGCTATCCATAGGTTATGTTGCTATATGCTTGCTATACCTGTGGTGGGAGTTAAGGGCTGATTAAATAGCTAACACAATTGTGCGGCATTCACATATATGTAGTACATGTTGAGAAATGGCTGCATGTCACAGCCAtagtgcgaaaaaaaaagtgtaacgTGTTCTTACCTTCTCAACTTCGTCAACCAAAGCATAGTAGATGGCCTTGCACACATCGAGGAGAATGCCAGAGATGGTGTTGTGGGCCACGTAGAAAGCATACTGGAGAGACATCTCACTGTCTCCTGCAAAAGTATATAGTGACATGGTAGAATGGTATTTAATCCAGTGATGAGCCACTCTTGCCACCAAACATTAAACATCAACACATTTGATTTACAAACAATGGTGCTTTATATGCAGTTATTAAGTAATGTTGATCTAGGCACATGCTTTGCACAATTTTTCATCCAGTTCTACTTTGTATGACAATACACCATTTAAACAATGGTCAGCTTGGGTTTTCCAGGCAGATTATACATGCTAGCTGTGAATCACAATTGTCTTGAATTTAATCTCTTTTTCCAAAACACGTGTTCAGGGCAGTACGCTTGCAGTGAATTAGATTTTCTGGTCACAAATTTTTGTTTCACCTCGTAATAAATTTGGGTGCATTGTGGAAAAACGACACGCACGCAATGTTCTGAAGGCTCCTCGACAACTTGGTGACTGAGCCTATGTGATATTTCTATACATTTGGCTGCCAGCTgcaccagaacaaaaaaaaagtgcaacatTGTCATATAAAGGGTGTTGCATATAACCTGAACCAAGGATTTTAAAAAAGTGGCGCACCAGACCTGGGAGAAACCAACGGCATACAGTTTCTCGTGTGGCACTCCTCATAGTATATTTGAAATTCTGCTTAATAAGCTAATTATCTAAGATTAATTATGCAAACTTTCTCTTATTCGCTTTAGGATCATGTACCTTACCTTAAGTTGTAGAGGGGGGTTAAGAAAggtaaaaattgatttttgaggaaaggaaattgcacacagtctcgcatatctcggtggactaaCCGACTGTTAAGAAAGGACCAATTCAGTTATTTGCAGCAACGTATGTCCTACGTGGCCCTTTTTTCCGGCATTTAAAGCCctcgaaatatgaaaaaaaataccTAAGTAATTGCGCTGTTGCGCTACCGTAACGAAGTATTGCCGAGCATGTCCTGAGTGAACGAAGCATGCGCACTCACCCACTCAAAGTGTGCAGCCGACGCTGCTCTCAGCAGTCTTTAAAGTGCGTAGCACATTCTTCCTGAACAGGGAGAGCGCGCGCAGTGATCTGCGATAAGTGATAAGCAGGCCATCGAAAGCCAGTTAAGACGGAGCTTCTATTCAGCTATCGCATAGGCAAAACAAAAAACGAAGGGAAAGCAGCGAAGTCGCCTATTTCAAGGCAGCCTCCGTTTTTTTGTATTATGTAATTTATTTTCATCTTTTAGCAGCCTGCTGAACTGAGCGGCAGCCGCTCGCTTGGGCTCGGTCAGTGCGCCCGCAAAGGTGGTTGGTGGGTTCAGGCTCCTATTTGAATTGGTAGTTTTAATTCTGCGTTGTGTATAGCTAATTACCtgtttctaaagaaaaaaaatccctggTGTTTCACGGTTTCTTTGACGAGTCCAGTAAGTACCCTGGTTCCGTCTGTGCATTATGAAACTAGACGGACTCTTTCATATGCAAGTGAAAATAAAGTGGCCGCAATTGCTGGCGCTGC
This region of Amblyomma americanum isolate KBUSLIRL-KWMA chromosome 5, ASM5285725v1, whole genome shotgun sequence genomic DNA includes:
- the LOC144132650 gene encoding uncharacterized protein LOC144132650 isoform X1; translation: MGDAVQAAGTAVAALLLLEATDEPPKKKPRGCWAQPWLLRRKRQGAYENLMRELALDDGEAYRRWIRMDTSAFEDLLNKIRPRIEKRDTSFREAIQAGERLAIKLRYLATGDSEMSLQYAFYVAHNTISGILLDVCKAIYYALVDEVEKTPKTHAEWCAVAQGFAELWQFPNCVGALDGKHITITPPPESGALFRNYKGTFSIVLMALVDAGLNFIFAEAGRNGRLNDSGVWCEAKLCNRIEEHPDTLLPPTRLPNSLHISPLCNRRG